One window from the genome of Echinicola vietnamensis DSM 17526 encodes:
- a CDS encoding outer membrane beta-barrel protein encodes MKRYLLALFLMALAHASFASGGTDSTFTAAKDSIIVEYGHSGKIVILVDNKEDFEKLKILDVNQIIDELDLELDEDTGDLTVVEIRDKDGHSKEIVKVEEGGAETAVSVGRIKVIVDESGPTTKVRVEKTKKKEPSFRTYFNVDLGINNYLREGGGFPTSDQPYAVKGWGSWNVGLNLMASQRLSKGFYWDFGLGVQWYNFKFENRDYQAVRGDQGIDFIQRTDVDGFKSKVSASYLTAMTLLKVDFGRMNDNGNKGLKIAAGPYFGYRVGGRSKYVYRELGGSGRHKDKLNTGIYLNNIRYGIRGEIGIGRVTFFSTYDLNELYQDGKGPSETSLHPITFGLVF; translated from the coding sequence ATGAAAAGATACCTATTGGCCTTGTTTTTAATGGCCTTAGCACACGCTTCCTTTGCCTCTGGAGGAACTGACAGTACTTTTACGGCTGCAAAGGATAGCATTATCGTAGAATACGGCCATTCTGGAAAAATCGTCATCCTGGTCGACAACAAGGAGGATTTCGAAAAATTAAAAATCCTGGACGTCAATCAGATCATTGATGAACTGGACCTGGAACTGGACGAGGACACAGGCGACCTTACCGTCGTGGAAATCCGCGACAAAGATGGCCATAGCAAAGAAATCGTCAAAGTGGAAGAAGGCGGTGCCGAAACGGCCGTCTCCGTAGGAAGGATCAAAGTGATCGTAGACGAATCCGGTCCCACGACCAAGGTTCGCGTGGAAAAGACCAAAAAAAAGGAACCCAGTTTCCGGACTTATTTTAATGTGGACCTGGGCATCAACAACTACCTCAGGGAAGGCGGCGGGTTCCCGACGTCTGACCAACCCTATGCAGTCAAAGGCTGGGGCAGCTGGAATGTAGGCCTTAACCTGATGGCCAGCCAGCGTTTGTCCAAAGGTTTTTACTGGGATTTTGGCCTCGGGGTGCAGTGGTACAATTTCAAATTTGAAAACCGGGATTATCAGGCCGTTCGCGGTGACCAAGGCATCGACTTCATCCAACGCACCGACGTGGATGGCTTCAAAAGTAAGGTTTCTGCCTCGTACCTCACGGCGATGACACTGCTAAAAGTGGATTTTGGCCGCATGAACGACAATGGCAACAAAGGACTGAAAATTGCTGCCGGCCCATATTTTGGCTACCGTGTAGGAGGCAGGAGCAAATATGTCTATCGTGAATTAGGAGGCTCCGGAAGGCACAAAGACAAATTAAATACCGGTATCTACCTCAACAATATCCGCTACGGTATCCGGGGCGAAATCGGCATTGGGCGTGTGACGTTCTTCTCTACTTACGACCTGAACGAACTCTACCAAGATGGAAAAGGCCCATCTGAAACGTCCCTCCACCCCATTACCTTCGGCCTCGTTTTCTAA
- a CDS encoding DUF4097 family beta strand repeat protein, which yields MKHFLTHITLAAYLFLAASTVALGQTKIEKTFENIHKLDIEGGSIEISYEGNPGQDQIEVIADLGNDEEAGKNLVFVTIGNTLKISYQTPPNSWKNNHRGRRYVHITGPEEIEFSAVNSSGKMHVRMVKSDKIYLKASSGIIEAEDLTGDLDIKASSGKISVSRVTGNVLCKVSSGMASLEYIKGNTDISSSSGKVEAEHIAGEVNISVTSGSASLEDVSTIGSMKLSSGHVKAKKVGFGPNTSFNGNSGAFHIKAQADLDKYNYDLRAGSGMVKVGGSNSSDHLVINNQAPYTITGKIGSGMISIE from the coding sequence ATGAAACACTTCCTAACCCATATTACACTCGCTGCCTATCTTTTTTTGGCAGCGAGTACGGTGGCCCTCGGTCAAACGAAAATCGAAAAGACTTTCGAAAACATCCATAAGCTGGATATCGAAGGCGGCAGCATCGAAATTTCCTATGAAGGAAATCCTGGTCAAGATCAGATCGAGGTAATAGCAGATTTGGGGAATGACGAAGAAGCCGGCAAAAACCTGGTCTTTGTGACCATTGGGAACACCCTCAAAATCTCCTATCAAACGCCTCCCAACAGCTGGAAAAACAACCATAGAGGCAGACGATATGTACACATTACAGGACCGGAAGAGATCGAATTTAGTGCGGTCAACTCTTCAGGAAAGATGCATGTCCGCATGGTTAAATCTGACAAAATTTACCTAAAAGCCAGTTCTGGAATAATCGAAGCAGAAGACCTTACCGGCGACTTGGACATCAAGGCTTCCTCTGGAAAAATATCTGTCAGCCGTGTCACCGGAAATGTGCTCTGCAAGGTCAGCAGTGGCATGGCATCCCTCGAATACATCAAAGGCAATACGGACATCAGCTCTAGCAGTGGAAAAGTAGAAGCCGAACACATCGCAGGTGAAGTAAATATCAGCGTGACTTCCGGAAGTGCTTCACTCGAAGACGTCTCTACCATAGGCAGCATGAAACTTTCCTCTGGGCATGTAAAAGCAAAAAAGGTAGGGTTTGGGCCAAACACCAGCTTTAATGGCAATTCGGGAGCCTTTCACATCAAGGCCCAAGCAGATTTGGACAAGTATAATTACGACTTGAGGGCTGGCAGCGGCATGGTAAAAGTAGGTGGGAGTAATTCCAGCGACCACTTGGTCATTAACAATCAAGCCCCTTATACCATCACCGGAAAAATTGGCTCGGGCATGATCTCCATCGAGTAA